Proteins encoded in a region of the Sebastes fasciatus isolate fSebFas1 chromosome 9, fSebFas1.pri, whole genome shotgun sequence genome:
- the zmiz1a gene encoding zinc finger MIZ domain-containing protein 1a isoform X4, whose protein sequence is MQPSMNSMKPGLTHSDGSFPYDSVPWQQNTNQPPGALSVVTTVWGVTNTSQSQVLGNPMANSNNPMNPGGNPMGSGMSSSPSGLNSPQFNAQQQQFPNKGGSNQTYMQQGMYGRPGYPGGPGGYSGSYSGGPNPPQGGMGLTSHSRPTGDFTQPAAAAAAAAVAAAAATATATATATVAAMQETQNKDMNQYGQMCSSFQMGPTQTYNSQFMNQPGPRGPPGGMNPASMGSAMNNPNMSGPPMGMNQARTPGMVPFGAHGQRMPQQGYPGGPRPGMPMQGMKRPYPGEASYGGQQYGPNSQFPPQQGQYPTTNASRPLPSPNYPGQRMPGQQGQGQYPPGMPMGQYYKQEPFNGQSTNFSGGGYSYGQGNGPPRPVNYPHSPVPGNPTPPMTPGSSIPPYLSPNQDVKPPFPPDMKPNMTALPPPPSNPNDELRLTFPVRDGVVLEPFRLEHNLAVSNHVFHLRPSVHQTLMWRSDLELQFKCYHHEDRQMNTNWPASVQVSVNATPLTIERGDNKTSHKPLHLKHVCQPGRNTIQITVTACCCSHLFVLQLVHRPSVRSVLQGLLKKRLLPAEHCITKVKRNFSSVAASTGSTTLNGEDGVEQTAIKVSLKCPITFRRIQLPARGHDCKHVQCFDLESYLQLNCERGTWRCPVCNKTALLEGLEVDQYMWGILNAIQNSEFEEVTIDPTCSWRPVPIKSELHIKEDPDGPLAKRFKTMSPSQMTMPNVMEMIAQLGPGTGPGPGPLLGPSPYPPHPSQHPSGNGGDYPGAGNSYHSQVSFDFPHGNPSGGGGGGGGGPPMSDFIHGPQLSHPPDGPGGLLSQDKPLNHGMNDAMSHTDQSHNSMQQSLHASPHPGSQSGPPLHHSGQSGQPLHHSGQPSQPPRQQLQPHQQQQQQQHQQQQQQQHQQQQQQQQQPGHNSHPHSDLNFNPSSDGQDMPEPSLDLLPELANPDELLSYLDPPDLPANSNDDLLSLFENN, encoded by the exons ATGCAGCCCAGCATGAACAGCATGAAGCCCGGCCTCACACACAG TGATGGATCCTTTCCCTATGACTCTGTCCCCTGGCAACAAAACACCAACCAGCCCCCTGGGGCATTGTCTGTGGTTACAACAGTGTGGGGCGTGACCAACACGTCACAGAGTCAG GTGCTAGGCAACCCAATGGCGAATAGCAATAACCCCATGAATCCTGGAGGTAACCCTATGGGATCGGGTATGTCCTCCAGCCCATCAGGGCTCAACTCACCCCAGTTCAACGCTCAGCAGCAACAGTTTCCAAACAAAGGAGGCTCCAACCAGACGTACATGCAGCAGGGTATGTACGGCAGGCCCGGCTACCCTGGAGGTCCTGGGGGATACAGCGGGAG ttactCTGGAGGCCCAAACCCTCCTCAAGGAGGTATGGGATTGACCTCCCACTCACGTCCTACTGGTGACTTCACTCAGCCAGCCgccgctgctgcagctgctgccgtcgccgccgccgctgctacGGCAACGGCCACGGCAACGGCCACGGTGGCAGCTATGCAGGAAACCCAGAATAAAGATATGAACCAGTATGGACAG ATGTGTTCTTCGTTCCAAATGGGCCCCACGCAGACCTACAATAGCCAGTTCATGAACCAGCCAGGCCCACGAGGCCCCCCCGGAGGTATGAATCCAGCCAGCATGGGATCAGCCATGAACAACCCCAACATGAGTGGACCTCCCATGGGCATGAACCAGGCTCGAACCCCAGGCATGGTGCCTTTTGGAGCTCACGGCCAAAGGATGCCTCAGCAAGGGTATCCCGGAGGACCTCGACCAGGCATGCCCATGCAGGGGATGAAGAGGCCATATCCTGGGGAG GCGAGTTACGGCGGTCAGCAGTACGGGCCGAACAGTCAGTTCCCGCCACAGCAGGGGCAGTACCCCACGACAAACGCCTCCAGGCCGCTGCCGTCTCCGAACTACCCCGGCCAAAGGATGCCAGGGCAGCAGGGCCAAGGACAGTACCCACCTGGCATGCCCATGGGCCAGTACTACAAG CAAGAGCCCTTCAACGGTCAGAGCACCAACTTCTCTGGAGGCGGATACTCCTACGGCCAAGGCAACGGG CCCCCGAGGCCCGTTAACTACCCCCACTCCCCGGTCCCTGGAAACCCCACACCCCCTATGACCCCAGGAAGTAGTATTCCTCCGTACCTGTCGCCAAACCAGGATGTGAAGCCCCCGTTTCCACCCGACATGAAACCAAATATGACAGCACTACCGCCCCCTCCAT CTAACCCCAATGATGAGCTGCGGCTGACGTTCCCAGTCAGGGACGGAGTGGTGCTGGAGCCGTTCCGCTTGGAGCACAACCTGGCCGTCAGTAACCACGTCTTCCACCTTCGACCCTCCGTCCACCAGACCCTCATGTGGAG GTCAGACCTTGAGCTCCAGTTTAAGTGCTACCACCACGAAGACAGGCAGATGAACACCAACTGGCCCGCCTCCGTCCAGGTCAGCGTCAACGCAACGCCCCTCACCATCGAGAGGGGGGACAACAAAACCTCCCACAAACCTCTGCACCTGAAACATGTATGCCAACCCGGGAGGAACACCATCCAGATCACAGTCACCGCCTGCTGTTGT TCCCACCTGTTTGTGCTGCAGCTGGTCCACAGGCCATCTGTGCGATCCGTCCTCCAGGGGCTCCTGAAGAAAAGACTCCTTCCTGCAGAACACTGCATCACCAAGG tGAAGAGGAACTTCAGCAGCGTGGCGGCCTCGACAGGCAGCACCACTCTCAACGGGGAAGACGGCGTGGAGCAGACGGCCATTAAAGTGTCGCTGAAATGTCCCATTACCTTCCGACGCATCCAGCTACCGGCGCGAGGGCACGACTGCAAACATGTCCAG TGCTTTGATCTGGAGTCCTACTTACAGCTCAACTGTGAGAGGGGGACATGGAGGTGTCCTGTGTGCAA TAAAACGGCATTGTTAGAAGGTCTGGAGGTGGACCAGTACATGTGGGGAATCCTCAACGCCATCCAAAA TTCAGAGTTTGAAGAGGTCACTATAGACCCGACATGTAGCTGGCGACCTGTCCCCATTAAATCTGAGCTACACATCAAAGAAGACCCTGACGGACCGCTCGCCAAGCGCTTTAAGACCATGAGCCCCAGTCAGATGACCATGCCCAACGTGATGGAGATGATCGCCCAGCTAGGGCCCGGCACAGGACCCGGACCTGGCCCCTTACTAGGTCCCAGCCCCTACCCGCCACACCCTAGTCAACATCCCAGCGGCAACGGGGGAGATTACCCCGGAGCAG GCAACAGTTACCACAGCCAAGTGAGCTTTGACTTCCCTCACGGGAACCCctctggtggaggtggaggaggaggaggaggtcccCCTATGAGTGACTTCATCCACGGCCCCCAGCTCTCCCACCCCCCGGATGGTCCTGGCGGTCTCCTCTCCCAAGACAAGCCCCTTAACCACGGCATGAATGATGCA ATGTCCCATACCGATCAGTCCCATAACTCCATGCAGCAGAGCTTGCATGCATCTCCCCACCCCGGCAGCCAATCAGGGCCGCCCTTACATCACAGTGGCCAGTCAGGGCAGCCCTTGCATCACAGTGGCCAACCATCGCAGCCGCCTCGCCAGCAGTTGCAgcctcatcagcagcagcagcagcagcagcatcagcagcagcagcagcagcagcatcagcagcagcagcagcagcagcagcagcctgggcACAACAGTCACCCTCACAGCGATCTGAACTTTAACCCCTCCTCAGATGGCCAGGATATGCCCGAACCCTCCCTGGAT CTGCTTCCAGAGCTGGCCAACCCAGACGAGCTACTATCATACCTGGACCCTCCCGACCTTCCCGCCAACAGCAACGACgaccttctctccctcttcGAGAACAACTAG